CCTCGGTCATTCCGGTGGCGAGGATCATGTCACGCAGTTCCCTGCTCGGGTATTCGATGAGCAGCGTCAGCAGCGTGGCGCCGTTCTCCTCGTACAGCTGCAGGTCGTTGAGGGTGCCGGGCCCCTCCATGCCGATCATCTTCTCGGTCGTGACGGCGCGGCGAGTGGGCTCGCTGAGCACCGTCTCTCCCTCGAAGCCGAACCGGGTCGACTCGTCATCGCCCTGCTGCCACACGTAGCGGTACGTGTCGCCGACCTCGCACTCGACCATCTGCCAGCCGTCGGGGCCGAGCAGCCACCGCTGCAGCAGCTCGGGCTCGTGGTGCGCGCGCCAGACGAGATCGCGCGGGCCTTCGATGAGCCGGGTGATGCGCACATGCTGGTCGTCGAGCAGCTCGGTGCGAGTGCCCTTGCCCTGGGCATATTCGCGCAGGTCCTGCAGCACGGCATCCAGCTGATCCATCGCCATGCGCGAGCCCTCGACAGCTCCCATCGCAACGCTCTGCTCGAGCGCCTCGACCGAGACGAAGTGGCTGGTGTTCACCATGCGCGAGCCGCCGGCGGTCGAGGTGAAGGTGAACACCATGCGCATCGGCGGGAACCCTTCGGTCGGGCTGCCGTCCTCGTCGACGAACGAGTCGAGCACCTCGAAGGTGGCCTCAGGCTCGATCTTCAAGAACTCCCAGGACCCGCGCGACTTCTCTCCTTGCGGACTGGTCATGTGGTACCGGGCTCGCCCGCCGACCGTGAAGTCGAACTCGGTGAACGTCGAGGGCCATCCGGGCGGGCCCCAGAAGCGCTCGAGCTGCTCGGGTTCGGTGAATGCGCGCCACAGCCTGTCGGCCGGCGCCGCGAAATCGGCGACGAGCGTCATCGTGAGGTTCTCGGGATCGGTCGTGATGTCGGTGACAGGCATGTCACTCTCCTTGGGGTGTGAGGTTTCCGTTCTCGGGCTCTGCCAGCAACGCATCGAGCCGGTCGATGCGTGCGCGCCAGAGGTCTTCATACCGAGCCAGCAGTGCACGAGCGCGGGCGATCATGACGGGATCCGCCCGCACGAGCCGCTCGCGCCCCTCGGCGCGCTTGACGATGAGCTGGGCCGCCTGGAGCACGGCGACGTGCTTCTGCACCGCGGCGAAAGACATCTCGTACTCCGCGGCCAGCGCCGACACCGACTGCTCTCGCTCGATCGTGCGCCGCAGGATGTCGCGCCGCGTCGCCGCGGCGAGCGCCTGAAAGACCCGGTCGATCTCATCATCGGTCAGCTCATCGTTCTGGGAAGGATTTTGTACAACCATTTGGTTGTACGTTAGGCCGATGGATGCCGGGTGTCAACCCTTTGTTGTCGGGAACGCGTTGCGATGACACAAACCGGCTTTGAGTGACACAGGCACTCGGTCATGTGACATCGAGTGTCACGACACGCCGAGGATGAGCGTTGTTCGTGAACGAGGAAGAACATCGGGACTGGTGTCGCCGCTGGGTACAACTTTGCAGTCGCCCTCGACGTCGACGGGACCCGCGCACATGGGCGCGTGCCGCTCGGCTTCGAACTGGCCGATTCCGGCCATGCGGATGGCCGCTTCGTCGGATGCCGTCCGGAAGGTCTGCGCGCTGCAATGGAGGCATGAACGAACACATCACATACGCCGGCGAGGCAGACCTCGCCCCTACCGCACGTGCCGAGGCTCTCGCCGCGCGCCTCTTCGAGTCCATCGTTCCCGCCATGGAGCTCATGACCGTCGAACTCGGGTTCCGGCGCGGCCTCTACGCCGGACTGCGGAAGCTGGGCGATGCGAACGTCGCCGAGCTCGCCCTGGAGTGTGCTGCATCGCCGCGCTACGTGCGCGAGTGGCTGGAGCAGCAGGCCACCGCCGGCATCATCGACGTCGCCGTCGACGGCGATGCGGCAGCCCGTCGCTACGCCCTCTCGTCCGCGCACGCCGAAGTGCTGCTGGATGCCGAGAGTCCGTTCGCGATGGCAGGCGTCTCAGCGTTCCTCAGCGGAATGGCCGAGACGTTCGATGCCGTCGTGACCGACTTCGGTCGGGGCGAGGGCGTGACCTATGCCGACTTCGGCGCCTCCGTGCGGCACGCCATCTCGTCACTCAATCGCCCCGGGTTCACCCTGGCTCTGGGCGAGTGGCTCGCACAGCTGCCGGAGATCGATGAACGTCTCCGCACACGAGCGTCGGTCGTTGTCGACGCGGGTTGCGGCACCGGCTGGTCGACGATCGCACTTGCGCGGCGCTACCCGCTCGCCCACGTGATCGGCGTCGACCTGGATGCGGCATCCATCACCGAGGCCGAGGCGAACGCTGCCACGGCGCAGCTGGGCGAGCGCGTGCGCTTCGTCATCGGCGACGCCGGGGACCGGAGGATCCTGCGCCGGCTCGCGCCCGATGGCGCCGCGCTCGTCACGCTCTTCGAAGCGCTGCACGATGCGAATGATCCCGCGGGGGTGCTGGGCTCCCTGGCGAGCATCCTGGATCCGGAAGGGGCGATCCTGATCGGAGACGAGAAGGTCGCCGACGAGTTCACGCCCGACGGCGACTTCCTCGAACGGCTGAACTACGGCTTCAGCGTGCTGCACTGCCTCCCGGCGACCATCGCCGAAGGCGACGGAGAGGCGAACGGCACGGTGATGCGTGCACCCGTGCTCGCGCGCTGGGTCGAGGAGGCCGGCCTGTCCGGGCCGGACGTGCTGCCGATCGACAACGAGCTGTGGAGGTTCTACCGCGTCGGAAGACCCTGACGAAGGCTCCGGTCCGTGCCTAGACTGGCCCCGTGCCCGCGGGAGATCAGCTGATCCGCTACGTGCAGACAGCAGACGGAGACGTCGCGTGGTCGTCTATCGGCACTGGTCCGCCGCTCGTCATGGGCGGCTGGTGGTCGAGCCATCTGGAGCAGGACTGGGTGTTCGACGACTTCCGCGACTTCATCCTCCGGCTTGCTCGCCATCGCACCGTCATCCGCTACGACCCGCCCGGCATCGGGATGTCGTCCGCCGACCGCGCGCCACAGGGGATCGAGCCCCACACACGCGCGGTGCTCGCGGTGATGGACGATGCGAAAGCACGTACCGCGGATCTGTTCGCCGGGGCAGCGGGATGTCCCGGCGCCGTTGCACGCGCGTCGCACGAACCGGCGCGGGTTCGCTCTCTCGTGCTCTATGGCGGATACGTGCGCGGGCGCGACATCGCCTCTCCGACGGATCGGGAGGGGATGATCGAGCTCGTGCGCCGCTACTGGGGCGTTACCTCGCGGATGCTGACGGACATCTTCGTGCCCGACACCACCGCCGAGGAGCGGGAGATCTTCGCCGAATGCCAGCGCCGGATCGCCAGTGCCGATCGTGCGGCGGCGGCCCTCGCCGCGGTCTACTCCCTCGATGCCTCCGACGACGTCGGACGAGTGCGCGCGCCGACCCTGGTATTGCACCGGAGCGGCGACCGTGCGATCCCGCTCCCTCTGGGACGAGAGCTGGCGGCGCGCCTTCACGGTGCCGCATTCATCGAGCTCGAGGGTGCGAACCACTTTCCGTGGCACGGCGATGTCGACAGCGTCATGCAGCCTGTGCTGCGGCACCTCGGGGTCGCCGACGATGTCGCGCGACCGCCATCCGAGCCGCCGCTGATTGCGAGGCTCACCCCGCGGGAGCGGGAGATCCTCACTCTCGTCGCCGAAGGACTCACGGACGCACAGATCGCGTCCGCGTTGTTCCTCAGCGCTCACACGGTGCACCGGCACGTGGCGAACGCGCGAGCGAAGCTCGACGTACCGTCCCGAGCCGCAGCCGCGGCACTCGTCGTGCGCGGCTGACCGGCGGCGCGGTGGCCTCGACGCCGCCGACTCCTGGCATCCGCAGATCTATGAGCACG
This DNA window, taken from Microbacterium invictum, encodes the following:
- a CDS encoding class I SAM-dependent methyltransferase, with the translated sequence MNEHITYAGEADLAPTARAEALAARLFESIVPAMELMTVELGFRRGLYAGLRKLGDANVAELALECAASPRYVREWLEQQATAGIIDVAVDGDAAARRYALSSAHAEVLLDAESPFAMAGVSAFLSGMAETFDAVVTDFGRGEGVTYADFGASVRHAISSLNRPGFTLALGEWLAQLPEIDERLRTRASVVVDAGCGTGWSTIALARRYPLAHVIGVDLDAASITEAEANAATAQLGERVRFVIGDAGDRRILRRLAPDGAALVTLFEALHDANDPAGVLGSLASILDPEGAILIGDEKVADEFTPDGDFLERLNYGFSVLHCLPATIAEGDGEANGTVMRAPVLARWVEEAGLSGPDVLPIDNELWRFYRVGRP
- a CDS encoding ArsR/SmtB family transcription factor, whose translation is MVVQNPSQNDELTDDEIDRVFQALAAATRRDILRRTIEREQSVSALAAEYEMSFAAVQKHVAVLQAAQLIVKRAEGRERLVRADPVMIARARALLARYEDLWRARIDRLDALLAEPENGNLTPQGE
- a CDS encoding SRPBCC family protein; translation: MPVTDITTDPENLTMTLVADFAAPADRLWRAFTEPEQLERFWGPPGWPSTFTEFDFTVGGRARYHMTSPQGEKSRGSWEFLKIEPEATFEVLDSFVDEDGSPTEGFPPMRMVFTFTSTAGGSRMVNTSHFVSVEALEQSVAMGAVEGSRMAMDQLDAVLQDLREYAQGKGTRTELLDDQHVRITRLIEGPRDLVWRAHHEPELLQRWLLGPDGWQMVECEVGDTYRYVWQQGDDESTRFGFEGETVLSEPTRRAVTTEKMIGMEGPGTLNDLQLYEENGATLLTLLIEYPSRELRDMILATGMTEGMEASYARLEATVIAA
- a CDS encoding alpha/beta fold hydrolase codes for the protein MPAGDQLIRYVQTADGDVAWSSIGTGPPLVMGGWWSSHLEQDWVFDDFRDFILRLARHRTVIRYDPPGIGMSSADRAPQGIEPHTRAVLAVMDDAKARTADLFAGAAGCPGAVARASHEPARVRSLVLYGGYVRGRDIASPTDREGMIELVRRYWGVTSRMLTDIFVPDTTAEEREIFAECQRRIASADRAAAALAAVYSLDASDDVGRVRAPTLVLHRSGDRAIPLPLGRELAARLHGAAFIELEGANHFPWHGDVDSVMQPVLRHLGVADDVARPPSEPPLIARLTPREREILTLVAEGLTDAQIASALFLSAHTVHRHVANARAKLDVPSRAAAAALVVRG
- a CDS encoding response regulator transcription factor yields the protein MIRLLIVDDHPVVRAGLAGMLSDEPGFEVVGEAADGDQATRIAAATRPDVVLIDLRMPGVGGVEATAPPVSRARRVPRLRLGTVRRASLARSPRAGAPCER